Proteins co-encoded in one Flavivirga eckloniae genomic window:
- a CDS encoding response regulator, whose amino-acid sequence MNPISINLLIIEDSAIIANAYKNILKEISNVSFNVTFAKDCDEAVQKIQRIKAQLILLDLQLPISKNERFICGEDLGLLIRKVMPNAKILILTSVTDQARVQSIINEIRPEGFMIKSDIDGVELKNAILQTLKGKIYYSKTIEGYTRKTYANRVVIDDFDRQILYHLSMGEKTKDLSNYIPLSTRAIEVRKTKLKNLLDTKNNKNFNLVKEAKKLGFI is encoded by the coding sequence ATGAACCCAATCAGCATTAATCTACTTATAATTGAAGACTCTGCTATTATAGCAAATGCTTATAAAAACATATTAAAAGAGATATCAAATGTTTCTTTTAATGTAACCTTTGCTAAAGATTGCGATGAAGCTGTGCAAAAAATTCAACGAATTAAAGCACAATTAATTCTTCTCGACCTTCAACTTCCAATTTCTAAAAACGAGCGCTTTATTTGCGGAGAAGACTTAGGGCTTTTAATAAGAAAGGTAATGCCTAATGCAAAAATATTAATATTAACGTCTGTTACAGACCAAGCAAGGGTTCAAAGCATTATTAACGAAATCCGACCCGAAGGTTTCATGATTAAATCCGATATTGATGGCGTAGAATTGAAAAATGCCATTTTGCAAACCTTAAAAGGGAAGATCTATTATAGCAAAACAATTGAGGGATATACACGTAAAACATATGCTAATCGGGTAGTAATTGATGACTTCGACAGACAGATATTATATCACTTATCTATGGGTGAAAAAACTAAGGATTTATCAAACTATATTCCGTTATCTACCAGAGCTATCGAAGTAAGAAAAACGAAACTAAAAAACTTGCTGGATACCAAAAACAATAAAAATTTCAACTTGGTAAAAGAAGCAAAAAAACTAGGATTTATTTAA